A stretch of the Leishmania donovani BPK282A1 complete genome, chromosome 21 genome encodes the following:
- a CDS encoding 60S Ribosomal protein L36, putative produces MSAPTPRTGIIAGFNKGHVTTRRPRQPSPNDRFAVPHKHLRAVKAIIADLVGLSPLEKRVQEFLRVGKEKRALKYCKKRLGDFTAAKKKRSKMEEALRHTTKKHH; encoded by the coding sequence ATGTCCGCACCTACTCCTCGCACCGGCATCATTGCCGGCTTCAACAAGGGTCACGTGACGACCCGCCGCCCGCGCCAGCCGTCGCCCAACGACCGCTTTGCCGTGCCTCACAAGCACCTGCGCGCTGTGAAGGCTATCATCGCTGATTTAGTAGGCTTGTCCCCCCTGGAGAAGCGTGTACAGGAGTTTCTGCGTGTCGGCAAGGAGAAGCGCGCCTTGAAGTACTGCAAGAAGCGTCTTGGAGATTTTACTGCGGCCAAGAAGAAGCGCTcgaagatggaggaggcgctgcgtcaCACAACCAAGAAGCACCATTAA
- a CDS encoding ATPase subunit 9, putative — MMRRVIAQPVARRAAAASSALVVAPRQASTVALSVQGLHYVGTGLAAIALGGVGLGIGAIFGCLLIGCARQPNLTKMLFNYAILGFALTEAIGLFALMLAFLMLFS, encoded by the coding sequence ATGATGCGCCGTGTGATCGCCCAGCCCGTCGCccgtcgcgcggcggccgcctccagtGCGCTCGTGGTTGCCCCTCGCCAGGCCTCCACTGTCGCCCTCTCCGTCCAGGGCCTGCACTACGTCGGCACCGGtctcgccgccatcgccctcGGTGGTGTTGGCTTGGGTATCGGTGCCATCTTTGGCTGCCTGCTGATAGGCTGCGCTCGCCAGCCCAACCTGACCAAGATGCTCTTCAACTACGCCATTCTCGGCTTCGCGCTGACGGAGGCCATTGGCCTGTTCGCGCTGATGCTCGCCTTCCTCATGCTCTTCTCGTAG
- a CDS encoding proteasome regulatory non-ATP-ase subunit 5, putative translates to MADNEWKGASFKQDEDHSAETAKLLERVNATTIPVLLRSSNAKLGDIVAELLALEKVSRLGGDAASTKLLAVEVLRIYRTQNELDQMLETLDMLMKKRGQTKQAQSAMIAECAIVLTDDSLAKKKQEEVLERLAYVTENKIHVELEHARFTIELATLHEAAGRKRSACDMLRTLHIETITNMPRLEKLEALNQQIRLCLELEDYDHIPLVSRKINHRGLGRDEAQQQKLKYFELMRAYYAHKESFFNVGRCWYETYNTVKSTDDKLSALSNMVVHYLIAENATAKEIEDLAECTAFAPATKLHDRVAALSTISEKLRSDLEDIPQLYALLQRFNSIELIQERVSSEVEVLCQTHPELAPYPARQELLSNRCSEHDIMVIARFYTRIPLKRLAELVHLSPEHTEMFIMTMVTNKTLYAKMDRVDELVVFEARKNTTEVVASWNDSVERSVALLDKASHLITKERMLHNLASRKVH, encoded by the coding sequence ATGGCGGACAACGAATGGAAGGGAGCCAGCTTCAAGCAGGATGAGGACCATTCTGCGGAGACGGCAAAGCTGCTAGAGCGGGTGAACGCGACAACGATACCTGTTcttcttcgcagcagcaacgcaaaGCTGGGTGACATCGTCGCTGAACTGCTTGCGCTGGAAAAGGTGTCCCGTctcggcggcgatgctgcctctacgaagctgctggcggtggaggtgctgcgcatctACCGCACGCAGAATGAACTGGACCAAATGCTCGAAACACTGGACATGCTGATGAAAAAGCGCGGCCAGACCAAGCAGGCTCAGAGCGCCATGATCGCCGAGTGCGCAATCGTCCTGACGGACGACTCCttggcgaagaagaagcaggaggaggtgctcgAGCGCCTGGCCTACGTGACGGAGAACAAGATCCACGTCGAGCTGGAGCATGCACGTTTCACCATTGAGCTGGCGACTCTTCATGAGGCGGCGGGCCGCAAGCGCTCCGCGTGCGATatgctgcgcacgctgcacaTCGAAACCATCACAAACATGCCGCGCTTAgagaagctggaggcgctgaaTCAGCAGATCCGCCTCTGCCTAGAGCTGGAGGACTACGACCACATCCCTCTTGTTTCAAGAAAAATCAATCATCGCGGTCTTGGCCGCGACGAAgcccagcagcagaagcTCAAGTACTTTGAGCTCATGCGCGCATACTATGCACACAAGGAGTCCTTCTTCAACGTTGGCCGGTGCTGGTACGAGACGTATAACACCGTGAAGAGCACCGATGACAAGCTGTCTGCCTTAAGCAACATGGTGGTACACTATCTCATCGCCGAGAATGCTACCGCGAAGGAAATCGAGGACCTGGCGGAGTGCACGGCGTTTGCACCTGCCACCAAGCTGCATGATCGTGTTGCAGCTCTTTCAACCATTAGCGAGAAGCTGAGGAGCGACCTGGAGGACATCCCGCAGCTGTACGCACTTCTGCAGCGCTTCAACAGTATTGAGCTGATCCAGGAGAGGGTCTCCtcggaggtggaggtgctgtgCCAGACCCACCCCGAGCTGGCTCCGTACCCTGCGCGTCAGGAACTGCTCAGCaaccgctgcagcgagcaCGACATCATGGTCATTGCCCGCTTCTACACTCGCATCCCACTCAAGCGTCTTGCGGAGCTGGTGCATCTGTCGCCAGAGCATACGGAGATGTTCATCATGACAATGGTCACGAACAAGACCTTGTACGCGAAGATGGACCGTGTGGATGAGCTGGTGGTGTTCGAGGCGCGAAAGAACACGACGGAGGTCGTTGCGTCGTGGAACGACTCGGTCGAACGCAGCGTTGCACTGCTCGACAAGGCATCGCACCTCATTACAAAGGAGCGGATGCTGCACAACCTTGCCTCGCGGAAAGTCCACTAG